The genome window CGCGATGCTTTTAACGGGCTGGCGCTGGTCGTATTGGCGCTGACAGCCTTGGGCATGATCTTTATGCCCGGTCTGGTCTGGCTGACTGCCGAAGGGTTCAGCGGCGATGCGCGCTTTGACCTCACAGTGGGCTTTGGCCGCATCACTTTCCCCTATATCCTGTGCATGTCGCTAGCGGCGCTGTTTTCGGGCATTCTGAACGCCACGGGACGCTTTGCCGTCGCGGCCGCCGCGCCTGTTTTGTTGAACATTTTTGTCATCGCCGCGATGACCTTTGCCACCCTCACTGGGGGTGAAGTGGCGCTTTGGCTGGTCTGGTCGATCCCGCTGGCAGGTGTGGCGCAATTGGCACTGACGTGGCGCGCGGCAGCGCAAGCTGGCTTTGCGCTGCGCCCCTCGCGGCCCCGCTGGACCCCCGACATGCGCGCGATGATCGTGATCGCCCTGCCCGCCGCGCTTGCCTCTGGTGTCATGCAGATCAACCTTGTGGTGGGCCAACTGGTTGCCAGCCAATATGACAAAGCCGTTTCATGGCTTTTTGCCGCGGACCGCCTGTATCAATTGCCGCTGGGCGTTGTCGGCATCGCCGTGGGCATCGTGCTGCTGCCCGACCTCTCGCGTCGTCTGCGCGCGGGCGACAACGATGGTGCGCAAACCGCGCTGAGCCGCGCAGCAGAAATCTCCCTCGCGCTGACCATCCCCTCGGCTGTGGCGCTGATCGTAATTCCCTTCGCATTGGTAACCGTGCTTTTTGAGCGAGGCGCATCAAGCGTGGACGACACTGCCGCCATTGCGACTGCGGTCATGATCTACGGCCTCGGCCTGCCCGCCTTTGTCTTGCAAAAAATCCTGCAACCGGTCTATTTCGCCCGCGAAGACACCCACCGTCCCTTCCGCTTCGCCGTGGTTGCCATGGTGGTGAACGCCGCACTTGCCGTAGGGTTGGCCCCTTGGGTTGGCTGGCTTGCCCCCGCCATTGCCGCGACACTCGCTGGCTGGACAATGTTCGCTTGCCTTGCCATCGGCGCGCGGCGCTATGGCGCGGCGGCTAAATTCGATGCGCGTTTCCACAAACGCATCTGGCGCATCCTTATCGCCTCTGCGGCGATGGGCGTCGCCCTTTGGCTGGGCAACGCGGCACTTCAACCGATGCTGGGCCTGCCATGGTGGCGCGGCCTGGCACTGGTGCTGCTGCTTGTGATTGCCGCGATCAGCTACTTCGGCATTGGCCAGTTGATCGGCGCCTTCCGTCTGTCCGAGTTCAAAGGTGCAATGCGGCGCGGTTAACGCTGCTGCAGCCGCGCCCTCAGTCGCGCCCATTCTCCGGGCGCGACCAGAAAGCTGAGACCAAAGCCACAAAAGAACCCAGCAAGTTCCGCAACCCACAACAAGCCAGTCTCAAAAAAGATGCCCCAAAACAGCTGTAGCCCCATTAATAGCGCAATCAGCGTGAACGCCTGATACTGCGGCCCGCCTGAGCCAAGCAGCCGCCGCCACATCACAAAACTATAGCCCCCGATCAGCCCGTAGACACTGGGATAAGACCCAGCCAGCCAAACCGGATCGTTCAACAACGCCCCATAGACCAATGCACCACCGATGCCCGACACGACAAAAATAACGACAAATGCCAACTGCCCCATCGCTTCGGCCACCAGTTTCCCCAAGGCCAACAGCAACACCACGGCAAAGATTGCATGGGTA of Sulfitobacter sp. DSM 110093 contains these proteins:
- the murJ gene encoding murein biosynthesis integral membrane protein MurJ, whose product is MKPIRLMSGFFTVGVWTLLSRVLGFMREVLLLSLIGPGPVMDAFVAAFRLPNMFRRFFAEGAFNAAFVPMFAKKLEGEEGAGAFARDAFNGLALVVLALTALGMIFMPGLVWLTAEGFSGDARFDLTVGFGRITFPYILCMSLAALFSGILNATGRFAVAAAAPVLLNIFVIAAMTFATLTGGEVALWLVWSIPLAGVAQLALTWRAAAQAGFALRPSRPRWTPDMRAMIVIALPAALASGVMQINLVVGQLVASQYDKAVSWLFAADRLYQLPLGVVGIAVGIVLLPDLSRRLRAGDNDGAQTALSRAAEISLALTIPSAVALIVIPFALVTVLFERGASSVDDTAAIATAVMIYGLGLPAFVLQKILQPVYFAREDTHRPFRFAVVAMVVNAALAVGLAPWVGWLAPAIAATLAGWTMFACLAIGARRYGAAAKFDARFHKRIWRILIASAAMGVALWLGNAALQPMLGLPWWRGLALVLLLVIAAISYFGIGQLIGAFRLSEFKGAMRRG
- a CDS encoding rhomboid family intramembrane serine protease, which codes for MQDPDLQPPVNPLPPAVVVLFLAIAGVEGVLSLAEAGLVGGPGAVGWRLGLVRDYGFSGLIFDAMIGAGQFPIEHLWRFVTYPFIHLGFTHAIFAVVLLLALGKLVAEAMGQLAFVVIFVVSGIGGALVYGALLNDPVWLAGSYPSVYGLIGGYSFVMWRRLLGSGGPQYQAFTLIALLMGLQLFWGIFFETGLLWVAELAGFFCGFGLSFLVAPGEWARLRARLQQR